The Saccharomycodes ludwigii strain NBRC 1722 chromosome II, whole genome shotgun sequence genome window below encodes:
- the RPN8 gene encoding proteasome regulatory particle lid subunit RPN8 (similar to Saccharomyces cerevisiae YOR261C | RPN8 | Regulatory Particle Non-ATPase) — protein MNFALEDKSVTVAPLVLLSVLDHYERTNTKGHKRVLGVILGENNHNSNIVRVTNSFALPFEEDEKNSDVWFLDQNYIEQMMEMCKKINAKEKLIGWYHSGPKLRASDLKINNQIFKKYASQPVLLVVDVKQQGVGLPTNCYIAIEQIKDNGSSTEKTFIHLPSSVEAEEAEEIGVEHLLRDCRDQAAGGLSIKLTNQLKSLKGLQRKLHDIILYLNKVIEGNLPVNHAILGKLQDVFNLLPNLGSNEGDAVINGLATGTITNSDDTTTNNLRKALTIKTNDELMVIYISQLVRAIVSFDNLIENKIQNAKLNNKENKKENDKDTEEEKVDDVEEANKDSKKSDELEKSEQKK, from the coding sequence ATGAATTTTGCACTAGAAGATAAATCAGTAACTGTTGCACcacttgttttattatctgtTTTGGATCATTATGAACGTACCAACACTAAGGGACATAAAAGGGTTTTAGGTGTCATATTAGGCGAGAACAATCATAATTCCAACATTGTAAGAGTAACTAATTCATTTGCATTACCCtttgaagaagatgaaaaaaactCTGATGTTTGGTTTTTGGACCAAAACTATATTGAACAAATGATGGAAATGTGTAAGAAAATCAACGCAAAGGAAAAATTGATCGGTTGGTATCACAGTGGACCTAAATTAAGAGCCTCTGACTTAAAAATCAAcaatcaaatttttaaaaaatatgctAGTCAGCCAGTGCTTTTAGTAGTAGATGTTAAACAACAAGGAGTTGGTTTACCAACAAATTGTTACATAGCCATTGAACAAATTAAAGATAATGGTTCAAGCACTGAAAAGACGTTTATTCATTTACCTTCTTCTGTAGAGGCTGAAGAAGCTGAGGAAATTGGTGTAGAACATTTGTTAAGGGACTGCCGTGACCAAGCAGCTGGAGGGTTATCCATTAAGCTAACAAATCAATTAAAGTCTTTAAAAGGTTTACAAAGGAAATTACatgatattatattatatttaaataaagtaaTCGAAGGTAACTTGCCTGTAAATCATGCTATTTTGGGTAAATTACAAGatgttttcaatttattaccAAATTTGGGATCTAATGAGGGGGATGCTGTAATTAATGGTCTTGCCACTGGCACCATCACTAATAGTGATGACACCACTACCAACAATTTGCGCAAAGCCTTAACTATTAAAACTAATGATGAATTAAtggttatttatatttctcAGTTGGTTAGAGCAATTGTATCCTTTGATAATctaattgaaaataaaatacaaaacgctaaattaaataacaaggaaaataaaaaggagaaCGATAAGGAcacagaagaagaaaaagttgaTGATGTAGAGGAAGCAAATAAAGACTCAAAGAAAAGTGATGAACTGGAGAAAtcagaacaaaaaaaataa
- the GPN2 gene encoding GTPase GPN2 (similar to Saccharomyces cerevisiae YOR262W | GPN2 | Gly-Pro-Asn (N) motif), which produces MPFGQIVIGPPGSGKSTYCFGCNQFFNAIGRNVNIINMDPANDSLPYQCAVDIRDFITLEEIMDEKQLGPNGGLMYALESVENSLELFSLQVKSLLQEENSYLLFDCPGQVELFTHHGALFNIFKRLEKEMDLRLCVVNLIDSIYLNSASQYISIVLLSLRSMLMMDLPQINVFSKIDMLKQYGDELPFRLDYYTDVQELEYLQPIIEKESSENSYMGKKLKKLTENISEIISDFNLVSFEVLCIDDKQSMINLQMVIDKANGYVFGASEIGGDTVWAEATRQQAGITNNVYDIQERWIDNKEEYDKEEERKRKELLKEQEILDKPLENLSKELDPEVEWERAVKEWEEKT; this is translated from the coding sequence atGCCATTTGGTCAAATCGTGATAGGACCCCCGGGTTCGGGAAAATCAACTTATTGTTTTGGATGCaaccaatttttcaatGCTATTGGTAGAaatgtaaatattattaatatggaTCCAGCTAATGATTCTTTACCCTACCAATGTGCTGTTGATATAAGAGATTTCATTACTTTGGAGGAAATTATGGATGAAAAGCAATTGGGTCCTAATGGTGGTTTAATGTATGCTTTGGAAAGTGTCGAAAACTCATTGGAGCTTTTTTCGTTGCAAGTCAAATCATTATTACAAGAAGAAAACAGCtatttattgtttgatTGTCCAGGACAAGTAGAACTCTTTACGCATCATGGAGCCTTATTCAacatatttaaaagattagAGAAAGAGATGGATTTGAGATTATGTGTAGTGAATTTAATAGattctatttatttaaattctGCTTCCCAATACATTAGTATAGTTTTGTTATCTCTACGGTCAATGCTAATGATGGATTTGCCTCAGATTAATGTATTTTCGAAAATAGATATGCTCAAACAATATGGAGATGAGTTGCCATTCAGATTAGATTATTATACAGATGTTCAAGAATTAGAATATTTACAACCTATTATAGAAAAGGAGAGTAGTGAGAATTCATACATGggcaaaaaattaaaaaaattgaccGAGAATATTAGTGAAATTATTAGtgattttaatttagtCTCTTTCGAAGTTTTATGTATTGATGATAAACAGAGCATGATTAATTTACAAATGGTTATTGATAAAGCTAATGGCTATGTTTTTGGGGCCTCTGAGATAGGCGGTGATACTGTTTGGGCGGAAGCAACAAGACAGCAAGCAGGGATCACCAATAATGTATATGATATTCAAGAGAGGTGGATAGATAATAAGGAGGAATATGACAAAGAAGaggaaaggaaaagaaaagaacttttaaaagaacaagaaatatTAGATAAACCCTTAGAAAACCTCTCCAAGGAATTGGATCCTGAAGTTGAGTGGGAACGCGCTGTCAAGGAATGGGAAGAGAAAACCTAA